A stretch of the uncultured Trichococcus sp. genome encodes the following:
- a CDS encoding PRD domain-containing protein, which produces MKVTKKINNNVVLALTEDGSEVFVVGKGLGFQKTPFILNKSDPVIEKIFVQNDSDTERYMEIFSKIPLQTILVSEKIIEEGKKMLNSPLNDMLLLSLADHIQNAIERTNSNEELVNTLHWELKHIYPTETKIGEKAVLLVNEELSASLPKEEASFIALHFVNAQLKQGTEFSETAKVTQIIKDIVTIVKYNLKRNINEDSVNFARFITHLRYFIFRQFNNESLNEQTDLYDIVSQTATNELECVKRICLYLDNNYGWHITADEQLYLLLHLKRLSKNT; this is translated from the coding sequence ATGAAAGTTACTAAAAAAATAAACAACAACGTTGTACTTGCACTGACTGAGGATGGTTCTGAGGTTTTCGTTGTAGGCAAAGGTTTAGGCTTTCAAAAAACGCCTTTCATTCTGAATAAGTCGGATCCTGTCATCGAGAAAATCTTTGTTCAAAATGATAGCGATACCGAAAGGTATATGGAGATATTTTCCAAAATCCCGCTTCAAACTATCTTAGTAAGCGAAAAGATAATAGAAGAAGGAAAAAAAATGTTAAATTCCCCATTGAATGATATGTTGCTGCTCTCTCTGGCCGATCACATACAAAATGCCATCGAACGAACAAATTCTAACGAAGAGCTGGTAAATACTTTGCATTGGGAACTAAAACATATTTATCCCACTGAAACTAAAATCGGAGAGAAAGCTGTCCTCTTGGTTAACGAAGAACTGTCCGCTTCCCTCCCTAAAGAAGAAGCTAGTTTTATTGCCCTGCATTTTGTTAATGCACAACTGAAACAAGGAACCGAATTTTCTGAAACCGCAAAAGTTACACAAATCATTAAAGACATAGTAACGATTGTGAAGTACAACCTGAAAAGAAACATCAATGAAGACTCAGTAAATTTTGCCCGTTTTATCACACATCTCAGATATTTTATTTTCCGTCAATTCAACAACGAATCATTGAACGAACAAACTGATTTATACGATATCGTCAGTCAAACCGCCACCAATGAATTGGAATGCGTAAAAAGAATTTGCTTATACTTAGATAACAACTACGGATGGCATATAACCGCGGATGAACAATTATATTTATTGTTGCATCTCAAAAGACTATCCAAAAATACTTAA
- a CDS encoding MerR family transcriptional regulator codes for MKYKISEVSKILNMPIDSIRFYEKKGIISPQKDKQTDYRVYDDWDINYLLEYKRFRKMDFSAQEIKKLLHETNFSDYLKLLEKNQESIKKKAVYYQLLEKKNEELINKLTFLDFKFHIETIPCKLFFSHRENFEYSSANQLREIFDPWMEYYALLDNTVVIRKEDLFQDSSNFEWGFSINKSECIALKLPMSERIECFEEQTYLRFIVNAGARGNFSKDLIKPAVSHIEKSNYRINGDISGRLLARINDAEYLRYIEFFIPIEKK; via the coding sequence ATGAAGTATAAAATCAGTGAAGTATCAAAAATTTTGAATATGCCTATTGATTCCATAAGATTTTACGAAAAAAAAGGGATTATTTCCCCTCAGAAAGATAAACAAACGGATTATCGCGTATATGATGATTGGGACATTAATTATTTGTTGGAATATAAGCGGTTTCGCAAAATGGACTTTTCTGCGCAAGAGATAAAAAAACTACTCCATGAAACGAATTTTTCTGACTACTTGAAATTATTGGAAAAAAATCAGGAGTCAATAAAGAAAAAAGCGGTATATTATCAACTGTTAGAGAAGAAGAATGAAGAATTGATAAACAAACTGACATTTTTAGATTTTAAATTCCACATTGAAACGATTCCTTGTAAATTATTCTTCTCCCATCGAGAAAATTTTGAGTACAGCTCAGCTAATCAGTTGAGAGAAATTTTTGATCCATGGATGGAGTATTATGCCCTACTTGATAATACTGTAGTGATAAGAAAAGAAGATTTATTCCAGGACAGCAGCAATTTCGAGTGGGGATTCTCGATAAATAAAAGTGAATGTATTGCTTTGAAATTACCTATGTCTGAGAGAATTGAATGTTTTGAGGAGCAGACCTATTTGCGATTTATTGTGAATGCAGGTGCGCGGGGGAATTTTTCAAAGGACTTAATAAAGCCTGCAGTTTCACACATCGAAAAGAGTAACTATAGAATAAATGGAGACATTTCCGGTAGGTTGCTTGCAAGGATCAATGATGCGGAATATCTGCGGTATATTGAGTTTTTTATACCTATTGAGAAAAAGTGA
- a CDS encoding FAD-dependent oxidoreductase, whose protein sequence is MFKKLFTPFSIGECEITNRLVVPAMVTNYCTEDGEATEQYIAYHEEKAKGGWGLIITEDYPVNEHAMGYSNVAGLWKDEQIAGHKELTERIHKYSSKIFCQIYHAGRQSAPSVNGGVTPVAPSAIACPWLQSVPKELTKDEIKEIITQFGRSALRAKKAGFDGIEIHAGHGYLIAEFLSTYANKRSDEYGGCFDNRARFLKEIISEVRMNVGADFPILVRFSADECVPGGRDISESRVLATLLEEWGADALHVSSGVYGDHNKGIVSPMYVNHAWTVDFANEIKQLVDIPVITANRINDPRMADSILVMNKADFIAMGRGSLADPYLPSKAQSGDLTSIRYCIGCLQGCVMKLTAGEAVTCLVNPSLGQEYRIDYSITDAPKNMIVIGGGPAGLEASRVLAMRGHKVQLFEKNNFLGGQFKSAAFPPAKGELSTYIAWLISELEKYDVSVNLNSEITKEDIDSLQPDVVVVATGGAPVRPPIKGIEGNNVYFAEDVLLGNVSIGNNVIIAGGGEVGSETAAHLALQSKKISIVEMRDDILLDLDGVNAFNLTLILDEYKVNRYTGSKIVEIMEDGVVLENETGTQKVKGDSVVLALGYAPKNNLVSELAGSAYEVQVIGGATKTSNALVASREGFELALNY, encoded by the coding sequence ATGTTTAAAAAATTGTTTACACCTTTTTCAATTGGCGAATGTGAAATTACGAACAGACTGGTCGTTCCGGCGATGGTAACTAATTATTGTACAGAAGATGGTGAAGCGACGGAGCAGTATATTGCTTATCATGAAGAAAAAGCAAAAGGTGGATGGGGTTTAATCATCACGGAAGACTACCCGGTTAATGAACATGCAATGGGATACAGTAATGTAGCGGGTCTATGGAAAGATGAACAAATTGCAGGTCATAAGGAATTGACCGAACGGATCCACAAATATTCCAGTAAGATATTCTGCCAGATTTATCATGCCGGCCGTCAAAGTGCTCCTTCAGTGAATGGCGGAGTCACACCTGTGGCGCCATCGGCAATTGCTTGCCCGTGGTTGCAAAGTGTTCCAAAAGAGCTGACGAAAGATGAGATCAAAGAAATCATTACTCAATTTGGACGCTCTGCTTTAAGAGCAAAGAAAGCCGGATTTGATGGCATCGAAATTCATGCGGGTCATGGTTATCTGATCGCTGAATTTCTTTCGACTTATGCAAATAAGCGTAGCGATGAGTACGGTGGGTGTTTTGATAACAGGGCTAGGTTCTTGAAAGAGATTATCAGTGAAGTCCGTATGAATGTTGGGGCTGATTTCCCTATTCTTGTCCGTTTCTCTGCAGACGAATGTGTACCTGGTGGAAGAGATATATCCGAGTCCAGAGTTCTAGCGACATTACTTGAAGAATGGGGAGCAGATGCTTTACATGTTTCATCAGGTGTATATGGAGACCACAATAAAGGGATTGTTTCTCCGATGTATGTCAACCATGCGTGGACGGTGGATTTTGCCAATGAAATTAAGCAACTGGTGGATATCCCAGTCATTACAGCCAATCGGATTAACGATCCTAGGATGGCTGATAGTATTCTCGTAATGAACAAGGCTGACTTTATTGCCATGGGCAGAGGATCTTTAGCAGATCCGTATCTGCCGTCAAAAGCGCAGAGTGGTGACTTGACTTCAATCCGATATTGCATAGGTTGTTTACAAGGATGCGTAATGAAGCTGACTGCCGGTGAGGCAGTGACGTGCTTGGTAAACCCTTCTTTGGGGCAGGAATATCGCATTGATTATTCAATAACTGATGCACCTAAAAACATGATAGTAATCGGTGGGGGTCCGGCAGGGCTGGAAGCCTCCCGAGTTCTGGCTATGAGAGGGCACAAAGTACAGCTTTTTGAGAAGAATAACTTCCTTGGCGGACAATTCAAATCCGCAGCTTTCCCACCAGCGAAGGGTGAATTATCGACATACATAGCTTGGTTAATCAGCGAATTAGAGAAGTATGACGTATCAGTGAACTTGAATAGTGAAATAACCAAGGAAGATATCGATAGCTTACAACCTGATGTCGTTGTGGTTGCTACCGGGGGTGCACCTGTGAGACCCCCAATCAAAGGAATTGAAGGGAACAATGTTTATTTTGCGGAAGATGTGTTGCTTGGTAATGTATCGATCGGAAATAATGTTATCATAGCAGGCGGTGGAGAAGTGGGGTCCGAAACTGCCGCACATCTAGCTTTACAAAGTAAAAAAATCTCAATAGTTGAAATGAGAGATGATATTTTACTTGATCTGGATGGTGTTAATGCCTTCAACCTTACTTTGATTTTAGACGAGTATAAAGTTAACAGATATACTGGCAGTAAAATCGTTGAAATTATGGAAGATGGTGTAGTTCTGGAGAATGAAACAGGGACCCAGAAGGTAAAAGGGGATTCTGTGGTATTGGCTTTAGGGTACGCTCCAAAAAATAATTTAGTGAGTGAACTGGCCGGATCAGCTTATGAAGTGCAAGTGATAGGTGGAGCTACGAAGACTAGTAATGCATTAGTGGCAAGTCGAGAAGGATTCGAATTGGCATTAAATTATTAA
- a CDS encoding transposase, with translation MATILPENQINQELNSSVHQFFREQKLGTLLNQSNIRKEAGISPVLLVQFIFSLVLQKKNLYRTLESGREPEAPAKDAVYRLLNNATYNWRKFLLLLSQNVITQKLLPLVSENRERVLILDDSLYSRARSKSVEMLALVHDHTTKKFVRGFRMLTLGWSDGNTFLPLAFSLLSSEKQSNRFQEINPAIDKRTVGYKRRKEAVKKSTEALFDLLDDINPLQLCAQTLLFDSWFAFPKVIKRVVSEYPLEVICMLKRMHRVYYTYEGQKYTLTQLYQVVRKKRGRAKILASVVVSLGLDDNEKEIQARIVFVRDRNRSKNWLAILSTDTNLPEEEVVRLYGKRWDIECFFKVAKSHLALGKEFQCRSYDAMVAHTTIVFTRYIMLALRTREAQDPRTIGQLFFLCCDELEDIRFAEAILLVLDCLKASLTEEPILSEEMVQSVLDRVFDNFPAFLKRAFHQPEKQFPSVLAA, from the coding sequence ATGGCTACTATTTTACCAGAAAATCAAATCAATCAGGAACTTAATTCTTCTGTTCATCAATTTTTTCGCGAACAGAAACTGGGGACGTTACTCAATCAATCCAATATCCGAAAAGAAGCAGGCATCTCACCGGTACTACTGGTCCAATTCATCTTTTCATTGGTCCTTCAAAAGAAAAATTTGTATCGGACATTGGAATCCGGACGGGAGCCAGAGGCTCCTGCCAAGGATGCGGTTTATCGTCTGCTCAACAACGCAACCTATAATTGGCGCAAGTTTCTGTTGTTACTGAGCCAGAATGTCATTACCCAGAAATTGCTCCCGCTTGTCTCGGAAAACCGCGAACGCGTCCTGATTTTGGATGATTCCTTATACAGCCGTGCCCGTAGTAAATCAGTCGAAATGCTTGCGCTCGTTCATGACCATACTACCAAGAAGTTCGTCCGTGGCTTTCGCATGCTGACTTTGGGGTGGTCAGATGGGAACACTTTCCTGCCGCTTGCGTTCTCTTTGTTGAGCTCAGAGAAACAATCGAACCGTTTCCAAGAAATCAATCCCGCCATAGATAAGCGCACCGTGGGTTACAAGCGTCGAAAGGAAGCCGTCAAAAAGTCGACGGAAGCGCTGTTCGACTTGCTTGATGATATAAATCCGCTCCAACTCTGCGCTCAGACGTTACTTTTCGATAGTTGGTTTGCATTTCCAAAAGTGATCAAGCGCGTAGTTTCAGAGTATCCACTCGAGGTGATCTGTATGCTAAAACGGATGCACCGCGTGTACTACACGTATGAAGGGCAAAAGTATACTTTGACCCAGTTGTATCAGGTTGTGCGCAAAAAACGTGGTCGTGCCAAGATTCTCGCATCTGTTGTCGTCAGCTTGGGATTGGACGATAATGAAAAAGAGATCCAAGCCCGTATTGTCTTCGTGCGTGACCGAAACCGCTCCAAAAATTGGCTTGCAATTTTGTCCACAGATACGAACCTGCCTGAAGAAGAAGTTGTGCGTCTCTACGGCAAACGCTGGGATATTGAGTGTTTCTTCAAGGTGGCAAAATCACATCTGGCGCTAGGAAAAGAGTTTCAGTGCCGCAGTTACGATGCGATGGTAGCCCACACGACGATTGTCTTCACCCGTTACATCATGCTTGCACTTCGGACGCGCGAAGCGCAAGATCCAAGGACCATCGGTCAGCTGTTCTTTTTGTGTTGTGATGAATTGGAAGACATCCGATTTGCAGAAGCAATTCTATTGGTATTGGACTGTCTGAAGGCGTCTCTCACGGAAGAACCTATCTTGTCTGAAGAAATGGTGCAGTCTGTTCTGGACAGAGTTTTCGACAACTTTCCTGCTTTCTTAAAACGAGCATTTCATCAACCTGAAAAGCAGTTCCCAAGCGTTTTAGCGGCATAA
- a CDS encoding HTH domain-containing protein, which yields MLRRQLEIINEIVGASQEISGNQLAKTFSVSLRTIRYDIKLIEEKISDSGAHIHSNKKGYYIFPDQKKAVITFLLEESQDYIPQTKNERSIALLINLIFNPLSIYEASDLLLLSESSTEMTLKEIKALLDQRFPNVALKKNQNGEFYLCGHDFAKCNLLSSLLSHNSNYDVFVNYLRYAQLKNDLIAEHKEVCNYFLHFFKENEITLSGNSLYSLAMDFVSLKLLKMNTLDGIYLPEANVLAKNIFTLISTETSKLIHYDSTFAHRKRP from the coding sequence TTGTTAAGGAGACAGCTTGAAATAATTAACGAGATAGTTGGGGCTTCCCAAGAGATTAGTGGCAATCAATTGGCTAAAACATTCTCAGTATCTCTCCGAACGATAAGATACGACATTAAATTGATCGAAGAAAAAATTTCTGACTCGGGCGCTCATATCCATTCCAATAAGAAAGGATATTATATTTTTCCTGATCAAAAAAAAGCAGTGATAACTTTCCTGTTGGAAGAGTCTCAGGACTATATTCCTCAAACCAAAAATGAACGATCCATTGCACTGCTCATTAACCTTATTTTCAATCCCTTGTCTATCTACGAAGCTAGTGATTTGCTATTGTTATCTGAATCCTCCACTGAGATGACTCTGAAAGAAATAAAAGCGTTACTTGACCAAAGGTTTCCAAATGTAGCCCTGAAGAAAAATCAAAATGGAGAATTTTATTTATGTGGTCATGATTTTGCTAAATGTAATCTTTTATCAAGCCTTTTATCACACAATAGTAATTATGATGTATTCGTAAACTATTTGAGATATGCACAATTAAAGAATGACCTGATAGCAGAACATAAGGAGGTATGCAATTATTTCCTCCATTTTTTCAAAGAAAATGAAATTACTTTGTCAGGAAACAGCCTATACTCCTTGGCAATGGATTTCGTTTCATTAAAATTACTTAAAATGAACACATTAGACGGCATTTATTTACCTGAAGCAAATGTATTAGCTAAAAACATTTTCACCTTAATCTCAACAGAAACAAGCAAGCTGATTCATTATGACTCAACTTTCGCACACCGAAAAAGACCCTAA
- a CDS encoding PTS transporter subunit EIIC has protein sequence MQNVAIANKVQTFLEGTLGELAAKLSGQKHINSLKTGMMFTLPFTLIGGFVMILMFLPIPSDLQPTNFFFSFLLSAQQWGLTSPVLKILYSLSLGLISVYTVIGISYSLAEEYKMKASYTSLTSLFVFLAIAVQVAKNEAGVNSVSINYLDASGMFVAIFVAMITVEIARLLKKYNITIRLPESVPPMVSAPFELLIPLIVNVFVVVGGNALLIKAVGFGIVDLLTKILSPILSASGSLPAVILVNLLVMLFWLFGIHGAALMAAVIGPLQTANLTANAAAKAANDILPHVFAGSFKSIFATQIMYNALLIGILLFASSPRLKSLCKFAFIPNLFNINEPLIFGLPIVMNVILMIPIMLTTVLNTTVSYLAMNFNVVGKIYIYFLPTFPAPINAFLATMDWKAPAMWFLLFALNLGIFYPFIKMYDKQVIEEDLKLIEENEMEV, from the coding sequence ATGCAAAATGTTGCTATTGCGAACAAAGTGCAAACTTTTTTAGAGGGGACTCTAGGGGAACTTGCAGCGAAACTATCCGGACAGAAGCATATTAATTCTTTAAAAACTGGAATGATGTTCACGCTTCCTTTTACGCTTATTGGTGGTTTTGTGATGATCCTGATGTTTCTGCCCATACCATCGGATCTTCAGCCAACAAATTTCTTTTTCTCATTTTTATTATCTGCGCAACAATGGGGACTCACTTCCCCAGTATTGAAAATTCTCTATAGCTTATCCTTAGGGTTGATTTCTGTATACACTGTTATTGGGATCTCTTATTCATTAGCAGAAGAATATAAAATGAAAGCAAGTTATACGAGTTTGACTTCTTTGTTTGTTTTTCTCGCTATAGCGGTACAAGTTGCTAAAAATGAAGCGGGAGTTAACTCTGTTTCAATTAATTATCTTGATGCAAGCGGTATGTTTGTGGCAATCTTTGTAGCTATGATAACAGTGGAAATTGCCCGTTTACTAAAAAAATATAATATTACCATCAGGCTGCCTGAATCTGTCCCTCCAATGGTGAGTGCGCCATTTGAATTGCTGATTCCCTTAATTGTAAATGTTTTTGTGGTAGTCGGCGGTAATGCCCTGCTGATTAAGGCAGTAGGATTTGGGATTGTAGACTTGTTAACAAAAATTCTGTCTCCTATTCTAAGTGCGAGTGGCTCGCTTCCTGCCGTGATATTGGTCAACTTGCTTGTTATGTTATTTTGGCTGTTCGGAATTCATGGAGCGGCATTGATGGCTGCAGTCATTGGTCCTTTACAGACCGCGAATCTAACGGCTAATGCAGCTGCAAAAGCAGCCAACGACATATTGCCTCATGTTTTCGCCGGTTCATTCAAGTCAATTTTCGCAACACAAATTATGTACAATGCCCTACTAATTGGCATTTTGTTGTTTGCTTCCAGTCCTAGACTAAAATCCCTGTGTAAATTTGCTTTTATTCCAAATTTATTCAATATCAATGAACCCTTGATTTTTGGTCTCCCTATTGTGATGAATGTCATTTTAATGATTCCTATTATGCTTACTACCGTATTAAATACAACTGTTTCATATTTAGCAATGAACTTTAATGTTGTAGGGAAAATTTATATATACTTTTTACCAACCTTCCCGGCTCCGATTAACGCATTTCTTGCAACGATGGACTGGAAAGCGCCTGCTATGTGGTTCTTATTGTTTGCTCTAAACTTGGGTATTTTCTATCCGTTTATCAAGATGTATGACAAACAAGTTATTGAAGAAGATTTGAAGTTAATTGAAGAAAATGAGATGGAGGTTTAA
- a CDS encoding glycoside hydrolase family 1 protein, which produces MTNRKKYFPKNFLIGGAIAANQIEGAYDEGGKGLSVADLLKGGTLSSRNGEFSLEINPAQYYPRHVASDFYHRYEEDIELLGEMGFSTLRLSIAWTRIFPNGDDSEPNMEGIKYYHKVFQKLREQNIEPIVTISHFEMPVALLKNYNGWANRKTIELFERYVRVLFNEYSVYVKHWIVFNEMNCAFNDINGDWPYSIHLGIHFKKDDDRKSLVFQAIHNQFVAISKTKELAKELSPESKIGAMVVYFSGYPRTCDPEDVLANYTKERLKSLYFLDVLTSGEYPNYMKKYFEKENIHVDIEPADLDSIKKNKIDFIAFSYYMSIVTAANPEKYAEGSGNVFSGVKNPYVKASEWGWEIDPLGLRLSLNTIYDKYRLPLLIAENGFGAKDVLENGQVKDEYRIAYLNAHLSNMLDAIEDGVEVMGYCSWAPIDLVAAGTGEMSKRYGYIYVDRDDQGNGTLKRYKKNSFYWMKKVIESNGEYLNADWKDSL; this is translated from the coding sequence ATGACTAATAGAAAAAAATATTTCCCGAAAAACTTTTTGATCGGCGGTGCGATTGCTGCCAATCAAATTGAAGGTGCATATGATGAAGGCGGCAAAGGATTATCTGTGGCGGATTTGTTGAAGGGGGGAACTTTGAGCAGCAGAAACGGAGAGTTCAGTTTGGAAATAAATCCTGCCCAATATTATCCCCGACATGTTGCTTCCGATTTTTACCACAGGTATGAAGAAGATATTGAATTGTTGGGAGAAATGGGATTCAGTACACTCCGTTTGTCGATTGCTTGGACAAGGATTTTTCCTAATGGAGACGATTCAGAACCCAATATGGAAGGTATTAAATATTATCATAAAGTATTTCAAAAATTGAGAGAGCAAAATATTGAACCGATTGTCACTATTTCTCATTTCGAAATGCCCGTAGCGTTACTTAAAAACTACAACGGTTGGGCAAACCGCAAAACAATCGAACTATTTGAGAGATATGTAAGAGTATTGTTTAATGAATACAGTGTTTATGTAAAACATTGGATTGTATTCAATGAGATGAATTGTGCATTTAATGATATAAATGGTGATTGGCCATACAGTATTCATCTGGGCATTCATTTTAAAAAGGATGATGATAGAAAGTCGCTTGTCTTCCAAGCTATCCATAACCAGTTCGTAGCCATATCGAAGACTAAAGAGTTGGCAAAGGAATTATCGCCTGAATCAAAAATTGGCGCTATGGTCGTTTATTTTTCTGGCTATCCGCGCACTTGCGATCCGGAAGACGTTTTAGCTAATTACACTAAAGAACGCTTGAAGAGTTTGTACTTCCTGGATGTCCTAACTTCAGGCGAGTATCCAAACTACATGAAAAAATACTTTGAGAAAGAAAATATTCATGTGGATATCGAACCTGCCGACTTAGATTCAATCAAAAAAAATAAAATTGATTTTATTGCGTTCAGTTATTACATGAGCATTGTGACTGCAGCAAATCCTGAAAAATATGCTGAGGGATCAGGCAATGTGTTCAGTGGAGTGAAAAATCCATATGTGAAAGCCTCTGAGTGGGGTTGGGAGATTGATCCGTTAGGGCTACGCCTATCGCTCAACACAATTTATGATAAGTATCGCTTACCGTTATTGATTGCGGAAAATGGTTTTGGTGCGAAGGATGTTTTGGAAAACGGGCAAGTCAAAGATGAATACAGAATTGCTTATTTGAATGCTCATTTAAGTAATATGCTGGACGCAATTGAGGACGGTGTCGAAGTTATGGGCTATTGCTCGTGGGCACCCATTGACTTAGTTGCAGCAGGAACCGGTGAAATGTCAAAACGATATGGTTATATTTACGTAGATAGAGATGATCAAGGAAATGGAACGTTGAAACGATATAAAAAGAATAGCTTCTATTGGATGAAGAAAGTTATCGAATCAAATGGAGAGTATCTAAATGCAGATTGGAAAGATTCGTTATGA